Proteins encoded together in one Aquificaceae bacterium window:
- a CDS encoding thiazole synthase, with protein MLDYERLLEEDYLEIAGRRFRSRLIIGSGKFKSFQENKEVLEASGAEIITVAVRRVNITDRSKENLLDYIDPQKYQILPNTAGCYTAEEAIKTAMLAREATGINWIKLEVIGDQKTLLPDMEETLKAAKFLVKEGFVVLPYIFDDPVYAKKFEDVGCAAVMPLAAPIGSGLGLQNPYNLIFIKEAVSVPVIVDAGIGSAADIPPVMELGVDAILTNTALAEAKDPIKMAVAMKYAVIAGRLSYLAGRMPKRTYAVPSSPLKGVPYKT; from the coding sequence ATGTTGGACTATGAGAGGCTTTTGGAGGAGGACTACCTTGAAATTGCAGGCAGGCGCTTTCGCTCAAGGCTTATCATAGGCTCTGGAAAGTTTAAGAGCTTTCAAGAAAACAAGGAAGTTCTTGAAGCGTCTGGTGCGGAGATTATCACCGTAGCGGTCCGTAGGGTCAACATAACCGACCGTAGTAAGGAAAACCTCCTTGATTACATAGACCCACAGAAATACCAGATATTGCCAAACACCGCTGGATGCTACACTGCGGAAGAAGCCATAAAAACCGCCATGCTGGCGAGGGAAGCAACTGGCATAAACTGGATAAAGCTGGAGGTAATAGGCGACCAAAAGACCCTCCTACCAGATATGGAAGAGACCCTAAAGGCGGCGAAGTTCCTCGTAAAGGAAGGCTTTGTGGTTCTGCCCTATATCTTTGATGACCCTGTGTATGCCAAGAAGTTTGAGGATGTAGGCTGTGCGGCGGTAATGCCCCTTGCAGCACCTATTGGTTCGGGTCTTGGCTTGCAAAATCCTTATAACCTTATCTTCATAAAGGAAGCGGTTTCCGTGCCTGTTATAGTGGATGCGGGTATCGGTAGTGCTGCAGACATTCCACCGGTGATGGAGCTTGGTGTGGACGCAATTCTTACCAATACAGCCCTCGCAGAAGCAAAAGACCCCATAAAGATGGCGGTAGCTATGAAGTATGCGGTTATTGCAGGAAGGCTCTCATACCTTGCGGGTAGAATGCCAAAGAGAACCTACGCAGTGCCTTCCTCTCCCCTTAAGGGAGTGCCCTACAAAACATGA
- a CDS encoding acetoin utilization protein AcuC, which translates to MRKSSRLIGSYAYRNLRYTKNHPLRIPRVSLLLELLKAMGLLTEAELVESRPAQWEELRLFHEEEYLKALEECDQCQCVKREYRERFNIGTYENPVSPAMWRGSLLATGSSVQAVELFLEGFTTFNPAGGMHHAYPSRANGFCFINDPGVALQYLLSKGYKRILYVDLDAHHCDGVQDFFYEDDRVFVLSIHQSPEYAFPFKKGFIHERGSGKGKGYNLNLPLPKGVNDKEFLFVLEKVLTKVLEIFKPEVYLLQLGTDVLSEDYLSKFELSNWGFLKAFDLIRDVLGEGIYLGGGGYHPIALARAWSLLWCRMSERDIPKNLNQKARELLLSVDFEEFDDEVDRSYMYELLLDMPREGGIREEVKGIVEQALSYYL; encoded by the coding sequence ATGCGGAAGAGTTCAAGGCTGATAGGTAGCTACGCATACAGAAACCTAAGATACACCAAGAACCATCCTCTTAGAATACCCAGAGTTTCTCTCCTGCTTGAACTTTTAAAGGCTATGGGTCTTCTCACAGAGGCGGAGCTTGTAGAAAGCAGACCAGCCCAGTGGGAGGAACTAAGACTTTTCCACGAGGAAGAATATCTCAAAGCCCTTGAAGAATGCGACCAATGTCAGTGTGTAAAGAGGGAATATAGGGAAAGGTTTAACATAGGCACTTACGAAAACCCTGTCTCTCCAGCCATGTGGAGAGGTTCTTTGCTTGCCACTGGTTCTTCTGTACAGGCGGTGGAGCTGTTTCTTGAGGGTTTTACCACCTTTAATCCTGCAGGTGGTATGCACCACGCTTATCCCTCAAGAGCAAACGGCTTTTGTTTTATAAACGACCCTGGCGTAGCCCTCCAGTATCTCCTTTCGAAGGGTTATAAGAGAATCCTATACGTAGACCTTGATGCACACCACTGCGACGGAGTGCAAGACTTCTTCTACGAAGATGACAGGGTGTTTGTCCTCTCCATCCACCAGTCTCCTGAGTATGCCTTTCCCTTCAAAAAAGGCTTTATCCATGAGAGAGGCTCTGGAAAAGGTAAGGGCTATAACCTTAACCTTCCACTTCCTAAGGGAGTCAACGACAAGGAGTTTCTCTTTGTCCTTGAGAAGGTGTTGACAAAGGTTTTAGAGATTTTTAAACCAGAGGTATACCTTCTCCAGCTGGGAACAGATGTTTTGAGCGAGGATTACCTTTCCAAGTTTGAGCTCTCCAACTGGGGCTTTCTTAAGGCTTTTGACCTAATAAGAGATGTGCTTGGAGAGGGCATATATCTCGGAGGTGGAGGCTACCATCCTATTGCACTCGCAAGAGCTTGGTCTCTTTTGTGGTGTAGAATGTCAGAGAGGGACATACCTAAAAACCTAAACCAAAAGGCGAGGGAGCTTTTGCTTTCTGTGGACTTTGAAGAGTTTGACGATGAGGTAGACAGGAGCTACATGTATGAATTGCTTTTAGATATGCCAAGAGAAGGAGGTATTAGAGAGGAGGTAAAAGGGATAGTTGAACAAGCTCTATCTTATTACCTTTGA
- a CDS encoding cytochrome c oxidase subunit II, protein MDRAEKFALKVTLVLLGVFTGLLVYAAKGLNIDVPTCITDVEPFTEGRLIQHAEDRYELHLLAKMWYFEPGEIEIPAGSVVDIYLTSADVIHGIKIVGTNVNLMAIPGAVAYARYKFDKPGEYLIVCHEYCGIGHQNMAGKLIVKPTTTAGR, encoded by the coding sequence ATGGACAGAGCAGAAAAGTTTGCTCTCAAAGTTACATTAGTATTGCTTGGCGTGTTTACCGGTCTTCTTGTTTACGCCGCCAAAGGTCTAAACATTGACGTGCCCACCTGCATCACAGATGTAGAGCCCTTCACAGAAGGTAGGTTAATCCAACATGCGGAAGACAGATACGAGCTTCATCTACTTGCTAAGATGTGGTATTTTGAGCCGGGGGAAATTGAAATACCAGCAGGGTCTGTAGTGGACATTTACCTTACCAGTGCGGATGTCATCCACGGTATAAAGATAGTAGGCACAAATGTGAACCTAATGGCTATTCCCGGTGCGGTTGCCTACGCAAGGTATAAGTTTGACAAACCGGGAGAATATCTCATAGTGTGCCACGAATACTGTGGTATAGGTCACCAAAACATGGCTGGAAAACTTATAGTAAAACCAACTACAACAGCAGGGAGGTAA
- the thiS gene encoding sulfur carrier protein ThiS, with protein sequence MKLLVNGKEVQVEDGITILDLLERSGIQIRPVGLAVAVNEEIVPKSKYAEYRLKEGDRVEIVNIVGGG encoded by the coding sequence ATGAAGCTCTTGGTTAACGGCAAAGAAGTGCAGGTAGAAGATGGTATCACAATACTTGACCTTCTTGAGAGGAGTGGAATCCAGATAAGACCAGTAGGTCTTGCAGTGGCGGTAAACGAAGAGATAGTGCCAAAGAGTAAATACGCAGAGTATAGGCTCAAGGAGGGAGATAGGGTTGAGATAGTAAACATTGTAGGAGGTGGATAA
- a CDS encoding cbb3-type cytochrome c oxidase subunit I: protein MRVPGSIKTVLYIEILLPMLLLVFGVYHGLLQVLYRAGFIKELSFLKIEYYQGLTLHAVINAIVFTTVLIVAFGNLMFLYHLKKPLRPAVQWTGAILMVVGTLMAAWAMFTGKANVLYTFYPPLLAHWSFYLGAALLAVGSLVPFFFDWIPNYISWKRENPDKKVPLAVYGVFINHILWLIMLVPLVIEIFFQLLPLSLGLVSEINPSLARTLFWAFGHPVVYFWLLPAYVMLYTVLPKVVTGEGKLYSDGAARLAFILFLIFSFPVGLHHQYTEPSITDSYKLIHAIFTFGVAVPSFITAFTVASSLEYSIKSKYPEVRDSLFAWWKKIPYASTEGDKWLVSYFMAGLFLFLIGGITGIVNASYNMNNVVHNTSWVPAHFHTTVGGLVTLVFLGMALYFLAQLKGTEVKAKGLAVAAPWLWLVGMVIFNVGYSIAGLMGYPRRTQTGATGSYFDPSSPYYMPDWHFYAVLGAIGGAIATLGFVLYLVSFVSTLLAPAKEDAELYIPSAEPYHDEKMPSLQKLTPWVAFSVILFVVSYIPPLYDVTKRGVFFDSPGYNDKSPIPITKPQSARDERKETAEAK from the coding sequence ATGAGAGTGCCTGGTAGCATAAAAACGGTTCTTTACATTGAAATTCTATTGCCTATGCTACTTTTGGTTTTTGGTGTGTATCACGGTCTTTTGCAAGTCCTTTACAGAGCTGGTTTTATAAAAGAGCTGTCTTTCCTAAAGATTGAATACTATCAAGGTCTAACACTTCATGCGGTTATAAACGCTATAGTGTTTACCACCGTTCTGATAGTTGCCTTTGGAAACCTTATGTTTCTCTACCACCTTAAGAAGCCACTTAGACCCGCTGTCCAGTGGACTGGTGCTATTTTGATGGTTGTGGGAACTCTTATGGCCGCTTGGGCTATGTTTACTGGCAAAGCGAACGTGCTTTATACCTTCTACCCACCTCTTTTGGCTCACTGGAGCTTTTATCTTGGTGCTGCACTGTTGGCGGTAGGTTCTCTTGTGCCCTTCTTCTTTGACTGGATACCCAACTACATCTCTTGGAAAAGGGAAAATCCCGATAAAAAGGTTCCTCTTGCGGTCTACGGCGTTTTTATAAACCACATACTCTGGCTTATAATGCTTGTTCCTCTGGTAATAGAAATCTTTTTCCAACTCTTACCACTTTCCTTGGGTCTTGTGAGTGAAATAAATCCCTCTTTGGCAAGAACCCTCTTCTGGGCTTTTGGTCACCCAGTGGTTTACTTCTGGCTATTGCCTGCATATGTGATGCTCTATACAGTCCTACCTAAGGTTGTTACAGGTGAGGGCAAACTTTACTCCGATGGTGCTGCAAGACTTGCCTTTATACTCTTCCTTATATTCTCCTTCCCTGTTGGTCTCCACCACCAGTATACAGAGCCAAGCATAACCGATAGCTATAAGCTCATACACGCCATCTTTACCTTTGGTGTTGCAGTGCCAAGCTTTATAACCGCCTTCACCGTTGCTTCTTCTTTGGAGTATTCCATAAAGTCCAAGTATCCTGAAGTAAGAGATTCTCTCTTCGCTTGGTGGAAAAAAATACCCTATGCAAGCACAGAAGGTGATAAATGGCTCGTGTCCTACTTCATGGCTGGGCTATTCTTGTTCCTCATAGGGGGAATAACAGGAATAGTCAATGCTTCTTACAATATGAACAACGTAGTCCATAACACTTCTTGGGTTCCTGCACACTTTCACACCACGGTTGGTGGTCTTGTGACTCTCGTTTTCTTGGGTATGGCTCTCTATTTCTTGGCTCAACTTAAGGGGACAGAGGTAAAAGCGAAAGGTCTTGCGGTAGCAGCTCCATGGCTATGGCTCGTGGGTATGGTTATATTCAACGTGGGCTATTCCATAGCAGGTCTTATGGGCTATCCAAGGAGAACACAAACGGGTGCAACAGGTTCTTACTTTGACCCCTCTTCTCCCTACTATATGCCAGACTGGCACTTTTATGCGGTGTTGGGAGCTATAGGTGGTGCAATTGCTACTCTTGGCTTTGTCCTATACCTTGTGTCCTTTGTCTCTACGCTTCTTGCACCTGCAAAAGAAGATGCGGAGCTTTATATCCCAAGTGCAGAGCCCTATCATGACGAAAAAATGCCATCTCTTCAAAAACTCACTCCATGGGTTGCTTTCAGCGTAATTCTCTTTGTGGTTTCCTATATCCCACCTCTTTACGACGTCACAAAGAGGGGTGTTTTCTTTGATTCCCCAGGCTACAATGACAAAAGCCCAATTCCCATCACAAAACCTCAATCCGCAAGGGATGAAAGAAAAGAAACCGCAGAGGCTAAGTGA
- a CDS encoding CBS domain-containing protein gives MKEIKLSQLATGIPKIEYNLGIREALKAFEEHGIYDFLVVVMNNKPIGIVNKLDLVKAQHREHLTVGDIALPLMKLREATLKPEHLTSLLDFFKSCKLPILLVDKKGSYMGVLFYHVVLYYASLFKEATIPMFQKLRSLFGHEYYFYCFYIRGLKKFVEEYGSSKAESLQRVLYEAVKTSIQGDVSLSYEENEVYALSKIKLKEEDIMNLYREFQREFSLLYSEASPVYLFGYCIPMKKLKNFEEFFRISSELKKRMEDVHDASCFIFHEEKPSVVLCEYERRELIHHIRNRIKQDFESIVESIKRTDRDLWEFTLYDFFKKYPYFELFYIIGENGLQVSNNVVNPKLTYTVKTGKKGADRSEKEYFKKASHEDVYISNIYISQATDDFCITVSKKFNYGGKSYVLAGDINYREVHKLVKGYAEEFKADR, from the coding sequence CATATATGACTTTTTGGTAGTGGTAATGAACAACAAACCCATAGGCATAGTCAACAAACTTGACCTCGTTAAAGCTCAGCACAGAGAGCATTTGACCGTGGGAGATATTGCCCTGCCTCTTATGAAGTTAAGGGAAGCAACACTAAAGCCAGAGCATCTTACCTCTCTTTTAGACTTTTTTAAATCCTGTAAATTGCCTATTTTACTTGTAGACAAAAAAGGTTCATACATGGGTGTCCTCTTCTACCACGTGGTTCTCTATTATGCAAGCCTTTTCAAAGAGGCTACCATTCCCATGTTTCAGAAGCTAAGGTCTCTCTTCGGTCATGAATACTACTTTTACTGCTTTTACATAAGAGGTCTAAAGAAGTTTGTGGAAGAGTATGGCTCTTCAAAGGCGGAAAGCCTTCAGAGAGTTCTGTATGAAGCGGTAAAGACCAGCATACAGGGAGATGTAAGCCTATCTTACGAAGAGAATGAAGTCTATGCCCTTTCTAAGATAAAGCTAAAAGAGGAAGATATCATGAACCTATACAGAGAGTTTCAGAGGGAGTTTTCTTTGCTTTATTCGGAGGCGAGCCCAGTTTACCTATTTGGATACTGTATACCCATGAAAAAATTGAAAAACTTTGAGGAATTTTTCAGAATAAGCTCGGAGTTAAAGAAAAGAATGGAAGATGTTCACGATGCCTCTTGCTTTATATTTCACGAAGAAAAACCTTCGGTGGTTTTGTGCGAGTATGAAAGGAGAGAGCTTATACATCACATAAGAAACAGAATAAAACAAGATTTTGAAAGCATAGTGGAAAGCATAAAAAGGACAGACAGAGACCTATGGGAGTTTACTTTGTATGACTTCTTTAAGAAGTATCCTTACTTTGAACTTTTCTACATAATAGGAGAGAATGGTTTGCAGGTTTCCAACAACGTGGTAAACCCAAAGCTCACTTATACAGTAAAAACTGGGAAAAAGGGTGCGGATAGGTCAGAAAAGGAGTATTTCAAGAAGGCAAGCCACGAAGACGTCTACATTTCCAACATATACATCTCACAGGCAACGGATGATTTTTGTATTACAGTATCAAAGAAGTTTAACTATGGAGGGAAGAGCTACGTGCTTGCAGGAGACATAAACTACAGAGAGGTGCATAAACTGGTAAAGGGTTATGCGGAAGAGTTCAAGGCTGATAGGTAG
- a CDS encoding SCO family protein, whose protein sequence is MSGVLRGLVALLFLINLSLSQEASTGIPPNERRTLGKELPDVLLVDSLGREFNLHTLKGKPIILSPIYTHCNSACPIITDSLKKVVPALGKPGEDFWVLSFTFDPLDGQEDIVAFQEKYGLDGEGWKVVRAKTKEDLFKLVDAIDFRFMSIPETRDFVHPNLVVFISPDMKVKKYVYGVVFDEKEMAKALQYSLGARDLLEDFRSFLFFFGLLGLSLSGLYLVISSARLLQKREESRNLQR, encoded by the coding sequence GTGAGTGGTGTTTTGAGAGGGCTTGTGGCCCTCCTTTTTCTTATAAATCTTTCCCTTTCTCAAGAGGCTTCAACGGGAATACCACCCAACGAGAGAAGAACTCTTGGAAAGGAGCTTCCTGATGTGCTTTTGGTAGACTCCTTAGGAAGAGAGTTTAACCTTCATACTCTAAAGGGGAAACCCATTATCTTAAGCCCCATATATACACACTGCAACTCCGCCTGCCCCATAATAACGGACTCTCTAAAGAAGGTAGTTCCAGCACTTGGAAAACCCGGTGAGGACTTTTGGGTTCTCTCCTTCACCTTTGACCCCTTAGATGGACAAGAAGACATAGTAGCCTTTCAGGAGAAATACGGTCTTGACGGTGAAGGCTGGAAGGTAGTTAGGGCAAAGACAAAAGAAGACCTTTTTAAACTTGTAGACGCCATAGACTTTAGGTTCATGTCTATTCCTGAAACGAGAGACTTTGTCCACCCTAACCTTGTAGTGTTTATATCTCCAGATATGAAGGTCAAAAAGTATGTCTACGGTGTGGTCTTTGATGAAAAGGAGATGGCTAAGGCTCTACAGTATTCCTTAGGTGCCAGAGACCTCTTGGAAGATTTTAGAAGTTTTCTCTTCTTTTTTGGTCTTTTAGGTTTGTCCCTTAGCGGGCTATACCTTGTGATATCCAGTGCAAGACTACTTCAGAAAAGAGAAGAAAGCAGGAATCTTCAAAGGTAA
- the hemG gene encoding protoporphyrinogen oxidase: MIDVAVVGAGISGLSVAFHLKSKGFSVHVFEKEELPGGNIQTVRKNGYILELGPQTVLADAKVEEFLRKAGISPQYAEESSKIRYVYKKGKLIPLPMSPVSFFKSPLLSFGAKLRVLREPFVPPSVKTEESIGEFVRRRLGKEFLDYIVAPFVSGVYAGDPERLSVKYAVRRVYELEQKFGSLIKGAIKLKALGPGGRLISFEGGNHTLIDRLSSELKVDTENVVLKIRRKDNYFVLDAKKGKYEAKAVVVSAPATSAGYLLRDISWSASEEFDNIYYAPVIVLHVSVRSGSIPPGFGFLVPRVEGKRILGVLFSSQIFKGRSPEGKELLTIYMGGATDPEIIDYEDQEILDIALRELKEILGVEHVEFLNITRWKKAIPQYTLGYGKYLELAKTLEKENPGLFLTGNYLHGVSVADCIRSSDEVAKKVEEYLTGSKNSS; this comes from the coding sequence ATGATAGATGTTGCGGTAGTTGGTGCAGGCATATCGGGTCTTTCTGTAGCCTTTCATCTTAAAAGCAAAGGCTTTAGTGTTCATGTCTTTGAAAAGGAAGAGCTACCCGGTGGCAACATACAGACTGTAAGAAAAAATGGATACATACTTGAGCTTGGTCCTCAAACAGTATTGGCGGATGCAAAAGTAGAGGAGTTTTTAAGGAAAGCAGGCATAAGTCCCCAATATGCGGAGGAGAGCTCCAAAATAAGGTATGTTTACAAAAAAGGCAAACTAATACCCCTTCCCATGTCTCCCGTTAGTTTTTTCAAGTCTCCCCTTTTGTCCTTTGGTGCCAAGCTAAGGGTTTTGAGAGAACCCTTTGTTCCACCTTCAGTAAAGACAGAGGAAAGCATAGGGGAATTTGTCCGTAGAAGGCTTGGGAAAGAGTTTCTTGACTATATAGTTGCCCCCTTCGTGTCTGGTGTTTATGCAGGAGACCCAGAAAGGCTCTCTGTAAAATACGCAGTCAGAAGGGTCTATGAGCTTGAGCAAAAATTTGGAAGCCTTATAAAAGGAGCTATAAAGCTAAAGGCTTTGGGTCCTGGTGGTAGGCTTATCTCCTTTGAGGGTGGAAACCACACATTAATAGACAGACTTTCCTCTGAACTAAAGGTGGATACGGAAAACGTGGTTCTCAAAATAAGAAGAAAGGATAACTACTTTGTGCTTGATGCTAAAAAGGGTAAGTATGAAGCAAAGGCTGTAGTGGTCTCCGCTCCTGCTACCTCCGCAGGCTACCTACTAAGAGATATATCATGGAGTGCATCAGAGGAGTTTGACAATATATATTACGCACCGGTAATAGTCTTACACGTGAGCGTAAGGTCTGGTTCAATCCCTCCTGGCTTTGGCTTTCTTGTGCCAAGGGTAGAAGGCAAGAGAATTCTCGGAGTTTTGTTCTCCTCTCAGATATTCAAAGGCAGGTCTCCAGAAGGCAAAGAGCTTTTAACCATTTACATGGGTGGAGCTACAGACCCAGAGATAATAGACTACGAAGACCAAGAGATATTGGATATAGCACTAAGGGAGCTGAAAGAAATCCTTGGCGTAGAGCATGTGGAATTTCTAAACATTACAAGGTGGAAAAAAGCCATACCCCAATACACACTCGGCTATGGAAAATACCTTGAGTTGGCAAAGACCTTAGAGAAAGAAAACCCAGGGCTGTTCTTAACTGGAAACTATCTGCACGGTGTATCTGTTGCGGATTGCATAAGGTCAAGTGATGAGGTAGCAAAGAAAGTGGAAGAGTATCTAACAGGAAGCAAGAATAGTTCTTAA